The genomic window GAATGATGCCCGTAACAAGGGTCCCTAAAGCCCCTTCTTTTGTGGAAGGCGTCATAAACCTGAGAGGGGAAATAGTGCCTGTAATCGACCTAAAAAAGAGGTTTGACCTGCCACCGGGTCAGATTACGGATAATACCAGAATTATTATCGTGACTCTGGAAGATATAACTGTAGGTATGATAGTAGATTCCGCCACGGAAGTGATTCAGCTTCCGCAGGAGGCCATTGAACCGGCTCCTACCATTACAAACGGCATAGACAGTAATTTTTTAGATGGAGTGGGCAAGTTAGATGGAAAACTATTAATTTTGTTAAATCTATCTAAAGTATTA from Biomaibacter acetigenes includes these protein-coding regions:
- a CDS encoding chemotaxis protein CheW; the protein is MVEKIRQFVEFKLGEEEYGVDILQVKTIERMMPVTRVPKAPSFVEGVINLRGEIVPVIDLKKRFDLPPGQITDNTRIIIVTLEDITVGMIVDSATEVIQLPQEAIEPAPTITNGIDSNFLDGVGKLDGKLLILLNLSKVLKPQEITQLSEM